The Haemophilus parainfluenzae genome window below encodes:
- a CDS encoding (Fe-S)-binding protein, translating to MNVNFYVTCIADVVKSGVAKNTVLLLEKLGCNVIFLEKQGCCGQPALNSGYTKQAIPGMKNLVETFEVNDYPIVAPAGSCVYAIKNYPEYFTKVGDLDWAERAKKVVARFCDLTDFIVNKLGVTDVGAYLPGKAVYHPSCSLTRKLGIVDEPIALLKGVKGLDLLPIHNQQTCCGFGGTFSVKMAEISGEMVKEKVEHIEEVEPQYLIGADVSCLLNIGGRLQREGSKIKVMHIAEVLMQGEK from the coding sequence ATGAACGTAAATTTCTACGTTACCTGTATTGCTGACGTAGTAAAGAGCGGTGTGGCGAAAAACACCGTATTACTACTGGAAAAACTCGGTTGTAATGTTATCTTCCTTGAAAAACAAGGCTGTTGTGGGCAACCAGCATTAAACAGCGGTTACACCAAACAAGCCATCCCTGGCATGAAAAACTTAGTCGAAACCTTTGAAGTGAACGATTATCCAATCGTTGCTCCAGCAGGTTCCTGTGTTTATGCTATCAAAAACTATCCTGAGTATTTCACCAAAGTTGGTGACTTAGATTGGGCTGAGCGAGCAAAAAAGGTCGTTGCACGTTTCTGTGATTTAACGGATTTCATCGTCAATAAATTAGGTGTAACAGATGTTGGCGCCTATTTGCCGGGTAAAGCGGTTTATCATCCTTCTTGTAGTCTTACTCGTAAATTAGGCATTGTTGATGAACCAATCGCTCTCTTGAAAGGCGTAAAAGGGTTAGATCTTCTTCCTATTCATAATCAACAAACTTGCTGTGGCTTCGGTGGAACTTTCTCTGTGAAAATGGCAGAGATTTCTGGCGAAATGGTAAAAGAAAAAGTTGAGCATATTGAAGAGGTTGAACCACAATATTTAATTGGTGCAGATGTAAGTTGTTTATTAAACATTGGTGGTCGTTTACAACGCGAAGGCAGCAAGATCAAAGTGATGCACATTGCGGAAGTATTAATGCAAGGGGAGAAATAA
- a CDS encoding lactate permease LctP family transporter gives MSLSFILSVFPIILLIYLMVKRNALPSYVALPWIATLVIGVHLLHFNTDIVTISANVTAAIVAVQTPITVIFGAILFNKFSEVSGATDTMRKWLGNINPNPVAQLMIIGWAFAFMIEGASGFGTPAAIAAPILMGLGFNPLKVAMLALVMNSVPVSFGAVGTPTWFGFGPLKLDSKSILEIGSITAFIHSIAALVIPLMALRIMVTWKEIRQNIVFIYISVFSCVIPYFLIAQFNYEFPSLVGGAIGLFISVFVANKGIGLAKVENKLDNNVVSTGQVAKALLPTGLLILFLIVTRIPELGLKGLMNNKDVWFSTALGSLGTFEVSKGLIFSLKNIFGSEVSESYKLLYVPALIPFVITVLISLPLFGVNFSKTKGIFSASLSQVKNPFIALMGALVMVNLMLVGGEHSMVKIIGRTFAEVTGSDWTIFSSFLGAVGAFFSGSNTVSNLTFGSVQLSTAETTGLSVTLILALQSVGGAMGNMVCINNIVAVSSVLNIQNKEGTIIKTTIVPMIVYGIIAALCASFLIPLFYAL, from the coding sequence ATGAGCTTGTCTTTTATTCTTAGTGTTTTTCCAATCATTTTATTGATTTATTTAATGGTAAAGCGTAATGCGTTACCTTCTTATGTTGCATTACCTTGGATTGCAACCTTGGTGATTGGCGTTCACCTTCTTCATTTTAATACTGACATTGTAACGATCAGTGCCAATGTGACCGCCGCAATCGTAGCGGTTCAAACACCAATTACTGTTATTTTTGGCGCAATTCTCTTTAACAAATTTTCAGAAGTATCTGGCGCAACTGATACGATGCGTAAATGGTTAGGCAATATTAACCCAAACCCAGTTGCACAATTAATGATTATCGGTTGGGCATTTGCTTTTATGATTGAGGGTGCAAGTGGTTTTGGTACACCAGCAGCGATTGCAGCTCCAATTTTAATGGGCTTAGGTTTTAATCCATTAAAAGTCGCCATGTTGGCGTTAGTGATGAATTCGGTTCCGGTTTCTTTTGGGGCGGTAGGTACACCAACTTGGTTCGGTTTTGGTCCATTAAAATTAGATTCAAAATCGATTCTTGAAATTGGTTCGATAACAGCGTTTATCCACTCCATTGCGGCATTAGTGATTCCATTGATGGCATTACGTATCATGGTGACCTGGAAAGAAATCCGTCAAAATATTGTTTTCATTTATATTAGCGTATTCTCTTGCGTGATTCCTTACTTCTTAATTGCACAGTTTAACTATGAATTTCCATCATTAGTCGGTGGTGCAATTGGTCTCTTTATTTCTGTATTTGTAGCGAATAAAGGTATTGGTTTAGCGAAAGTTGAAAACAAGTTAGATAATAATGTTGTTAGCACAGGCCAAGTTGCTAAAGCATTACTACCAACTGGTTTATTAATTTTATTCTTAATCGTTACACGTATTCCGGAATTAGGCTTAAAAGGCTTAATGAATAACAAAGATGTGTGGTTCTCTACCGCGTTAGGTTCATTAGGTACATTTGAAGTCAGCAAAGGTTTAATTTTTAGTTTGAAAAATATCTTCGGTTCAGAAGTGAGTGAAAGCTATAAACTACTTTATGTGCCTGCGTTAATTCCATTTGTAATTACAGTATTAATTTCATTACCACTTTTTGGCGTGAACTTCAGCAAAACAAAAGGCATTTTTAGTGCAAGCTTAAGCCAAGTAAAAAATCCATTCATCGCCTTAATGGGGGCTTTAGTAATGGTAAACTTGATGTTAGTGGGTGGTGAGCATTCTATGGTGAAAATTATAGGTCGTACCTTTGCAGAAGTTACCGGTAGTGACTGGACAATCTTCTCTTCCTTCTTAGGTGCGGTAGGCGCATTCTTCTCAGGGTCAAATACCGTATCTAACTTAACATTCGGTAGTGTGCAATTATCAACAGCAGAAACTACAGGTTTATCTGTGACTTTAATTCTGGCGTTACAATCAGTCGGTGGTGCGATGGGTAATATGGTATGTATTAATAATATCGTAGCAGTTTCTTCTGTGTTGAATATTCAAAACAAAGAAGGAACAATCATTAAGACTACGATTGTACCAATGATCGTTTACGGTATCATTGCAGCCCTTTGCGCAAGTTTCTTAATTCCGCTATTCTATGCGCTCTAA